Proteins encoded within one genomic window of Triticum aestivum cultivar Chinese Spring chromosome 2D, IWGSC CS RefSeq v2.1, whole genome shotgun sequence:
- the LOC123053557 gene encoding probable inactive receptor kinase RLK902: protein MPPPVAAALALLLAVALGAARAADDLASDTAALQAFIAPFGSASVSWNASRQTCSWTGVVCSGGRVTGLHLPGDGLRGSVPVGALGGLTRLTVLSLRFNALSGPLPADLASCVKLRVINLQSNHFSGELPDAILSLPALTQLNLAENRLSGRIPPAIAKSGKLQLLFLEGNLFTKELPNVDIPSLLSFNVSFNDLTGEVPKGFGGMPATSFLGTTLCGKPLPPCRTPSTQPPSQPPTVAPEAAVAGNSRGRGRRHLAGGAIAGIVIGCALGFLLIAAVLVLACGALRRKPRRTYRSQDAVAAELALHSKEAMSPNSYTPRVSDARPPPPASMPPPVAPVSVGRKKLFFFGRVPRPYDLEDLLRASAEVLGKGTYGTTYKAALETAPAVAVKRLKETSLPEREFRDKIAAIGGLDHPNVVPLQAYYFSKDERLMVYEFVATGSLSSMLHGTRGAGRSPLSWESRRRIALASARGLEYIHATGSKVAHGNIKSSNILLGRSVDARVADHGLASLVGPAGAPSMRVAGYRAPEVVADPRRLSQKADVYSFGVLLLEMLTGKAPTNAVLHDEGVDLPRWARSVVREEWTSEVFDTELLRHPGAEEEMVEMLRLAMDCTVPVPDQRPAMPEIVVRIQELADPGSASSMPRPGRSISVDEADDRPLKPAGSIRES from the exons ATGCCTCCGCCGGTAGCCGCCGCGCTGGCGTTGCTCCTCGCCGTGGCCTTGGGCGCGGCGCGCGCCGCCGACGACCTGGCGTCCGACACCGCGGCGCTGCAGGCCTTCATCGCGCCCTTCGGGTCGGCGTCCGTGTCCTGGAACGCGTCCCGGCAGACGTGCTCCTGGACCGGCGTCGTCTGCTCCGGCGGCCGCGTCACGGGGCTCCACCTGCCCGGCGACGGCCTCCGCGGCTCCGTCCCCGTCGGCGCGCTCGGCGGCCTCACCAGGCTCACCGTGCTGTCCCTGCGCTTCAACGCGCTCTCCGGCCCGCTGCCGGCCGACCTGGCCTCCTGCGTCAAGCTGCGGGTCATCAACCTGCAGTCCAACCACTTCTCCGGTGAGCTCCCGGACGCGATTCTCTCCCTCCCGGCGTTGACGCAGCTAAACCTCGCTGAAAACCGGCTCTCCGGGAGAATACCGCCCGCCATTGCCAAGAGCGGGAAGCTGCAGCTGCTCTTCTTGGAGGGCAACCTCTTCACCAAAGAGCTGCCGAACGTCGACATACCATCCCTCTTGTCTTTTAACGTCTCCTTCAACGACCTCACCGGCGAGGTTCCTAAAGGCTTCGGCGGCATGCCCGCCACGTCTTTCCTCGGCACGACACTGTGTGGCAAGCCCCTCCCGCCGTGTCGAACACCATCTACCCAACCACCGTCCCAGCCTCCCACGGTTGCCCCCGAAGCCGCGGTCGCGGGAAACAGCCGCGGGCGAGGCCGGCGACACCTCGCCGGCGGTGCCATCGCGGGCATTGTGATCGGCTGCGCTTTGGGCTTTCTGCTTATCGCCGCCGTTCTGGTCCTTGCCTGCGGCGCCCTCCGCCGCAAGCCAAGAAGAACCTACCGCAGCCAGGACGCCGTCGCGGCGGAGCTGGCCCTGCACAGCAAGGAGGCAATGAGCCCGAATAGCTACACTCCACGGGTCTCCGAcgcgcggccgcctccgcccgctTCAATGCCGCCTCCGGTCGCCCCTGTCTCCGTGGGGCGGAAGAAGCTTTTCTTCTTCGGGAGGGTGCCGAGGCCTTACGATCTAGAGGACCTGCTCCGCGCGTCCGCCGAGGTGCTTGGCAAGGGCACGTACGGTACCACGTACAAGgccgcgctggagacggcgccggCGGTGGCGGTGAAGCGCCTCAAGGAGACGTCGCTGCCGGAGCGCGAGTTCCGGGACAAGATCGCGGCGATCGGTGGGCTGGACCATCCTAACGTGGTGCCCCTGCAGGCCTACTACTTCAGCAAGGACGAGCGGCTCATGGTGTACGAGTTCGTCGCCACGGGCAGCCTCTCCTCGATGCTTCACG GCACCCGTGGCGCCGGGCGATCGCCGCTGAGCTGGGAGTCAAGGAGGCGGATCGCGCTGGCCTCGGCGCGCGGCCTGGAGTACATCCACGCGACGGGCTCCAAGGTGGCGCACGGCAACATCAAGTCCTCCAACATACTCCTCGGCCGGTCGGTGGACGCGCGCGTGGCCGACCACGGCCTGGCGAGCCTCGTCGGCCCCGCCGGCGCGCCGTCGATGCGCGTGGCGGGGTACCGCGCCCCCGAGGTGGTCGCCGACCCGCGGCGGCTGTCGCAGAAGGCGGACGTGTACAGCTTCGGGGTGCTGCTCCTGGAGATGCTGACGGGGAAGGCGCCGACGAACGCCGTGCTGCACGACGAGGGCGTGGACCTCCCGCGGTGGGCGCGGTCCGTGGTGCGCGAGGAGTGGACGTCCGAGGTGTTCGACACGGAGCTGCTGAGGCACCCGGGCGCGGAGGAGGAGATGGTGGAGATGCTGCGGCTGGCCATGGACTGCACCGTGCCGGTCCCCGACCAGCGGCCGGCGATGCCGGAGATCGTCGTCCGCATCCAGGAGCTCGCCGACCCGGGGTCGGCGTCGTCGATGCCACGGCCTGGCCGGAGCATCTCGGTCGACGAGGCGGACGATCGGCCGCTCAAGCCGGCCGGGTCGATCCGAGAGAGCTGA